The Patescibacteria group bacterium genome window below encodes:
- the rplW gene encoding 50S ribosomal protein L23, translating into MSLFSRTKKESPKDEGKKEEKKVVAAEPREKKTIKKEMGKTLGVLIKPLITEKSSYLSPFGQYVFEVSLRTNKVEIAKAIERAYGVKPVSVNIVRVKGKKVRYGKTLGATKKWKKAIVTLKPGDKIEVYEGV; encoded by the coding sequence ATGTCGCTTTTTTCTAGAACAAAAAAAGAATCACCCAAGGATGAAGGCAAAAAGGAAGAAAAAAAAGTTGTCGCCGCCGAACCGAGGGAAAAAAAGACGATTAAAAAAGAAATGGGAAAGACTTTGGGCGTGCTTATTAAACCCTTGATTACTGAAAAATCTTCTTACCTTTCTCCTTTTGGTCAATATGTCTTTGAAGTTTCCTTGCGAACTAATAAAGTTGAAATTGCAAAAGCAATTGAGCGAGCATACGGAGTCAAGCCAGTAAGCGTAAACATTGTCCGCGTTAAAGGAAAAAAGGTTAGATATGGAAAAACTCTGGGGGCTACAAAGAAATGGAAGAAGGCGATTGTCACGTTAAAGCCAGGAGATAAAATTGAGGTTTACGAAGGAGTATAA
- the rplD gene encoding 50S ribosomal protein L4 encodes MQKAKVYNMSGEVVGEEKLDSALFEVEAKEGLIHQAVVAQMANRRQVLAHTKDRGEVRGGGIKPWRQKGTGRARQGSIRSPLWVGGGVVFGPRNDRNFHQKINKKMKRKALLMCLSDRAREEKIILLDKLELDNFKTKKFLEILNKLPNKGKKTLLVLADNDKKIIKSAANLSYLKTIESVNLNVIDVLNNEYLMLPVGTLKVVQEILKK; translated from the coding sequence ATGCAGAAAGCAAAAGTTTACAACATGAGTGGCGAAGTAGTGGGTGAAGAAAAACTTGATTCCGCTTTGTTTGAAGTTGAAGCAAAAGAAGGTTTGATTCATCAAGCCGTAGTCGCCCAGATGGCCAATCGCCGGCAAGTTTTAGCCCATACAAAAGATCGCGGTGAAGTCCGCGGCGGCGGCATCAAACCATGGCGGCAAAAAGGTACTGGCCGAGCTCGTCAAGGTTCAATCCGTTCACCTCTTTGGGTCGGTGGCGGCGTTGTTTTTGGTCCAAGAAATGACAGAAATTTTCATCAAAAAATTAATAAGAAAATGAAAAGAAAAGCCCTGCTTATGTGTTTGTCTGATCGGGCGAGAGAAGAAAAAATTATTCTTTTGGATAAATTAGAATTGGATAATTTTAAAACTAAAAAGTTTTTAGAAATTTTAAATAAATTACCGAATAAAGGAAAAAAGACGTTGCTTGTTTTAGCCGATAATGATAAAAAAATAATTAAATCAGCTGCTAATCTGTCTTACCTTAAAACAATAGAATCGGTAAATCTGAACGTGATAGATGTGTTAAATAATGAATATTTAATGTTGCCGGTCGGCACACTGAAAGTCGTGCAGGAAATTTTAAAGAAATAA
- the rplC gene encoding 50S ribosomal protein L3: protein MKFILGKKLEMSQKFKEDGTVVPVTLISAGPCKVTQIKTEEKDGVNAVQIGFDIVKKLNKPKAGHLKDLENFRHLTEIGVEKPAEYTRGQEVNVSILTPGEKVQVIGISRGMGFAGVVKRHHFRGGPATHGHKDNLRAPGSIGAGGVQRVFKGTRMAGRMGGERVTIKNLEVVEVDVEKNILALKGAVPGKRGAIVLISQK, encoded by the coding sequence ATGAAATTTATACTGGGTAAAAAATTAGAGATGTCGCAGAAATTCAAGGAAGACGGAACGGTCGTTCCCGTGACTTTGATTTCAGCCGGTCCCTGCAAGGTGACTCAGATAAAAACTGAAGAAAAAGACGGAGTGAATGCGGTACAGATTGGTTTTGACATTGTTAAAAAATTAAATAAACCAAAAGCGGGACATCTTAAAGATTTAGAAAATTTTAGACATTTGACCGAAATCGGCGTGGAGAAACCAGCGGAGTATACGCGCGGTCAGGAGGTTAATGTTTCTATTTTGACGCCAGGCGAAAAGGTCCAGGTGATTGGAATTTCTCGAGGCATGGGTTTTGCTGGTGTAGTGAAACGTCACCATTTCCGCGGCGGTCCGGCAACGCACGGTCACAAAGATAATTTGAGAGCGCCAGGTTCAATTGGCGCCGGTGGCGTGCAGAGAGTTTTTAAAGGTACAAGAATGGCTGGCCGAATGGGCGGAGAACGCGTGACCATTAAAAATTTGGAAGTTGTAGAAGTTGATGTAGAGAAAAATATTTTAGCTCTTAAGGGTGCTGTTCCGGGAAAAAGGGGAGCGATAGTTTTAATCAGCCAGAAATAA
- the rpsJ gene encoding 30S ribosomal protein S10, with protein sequence MENKIPEKVEKEEARARIRIKIRAYDHKIIDQSAKTIIETALRSGASISGPTPLPTEIRKYTVNRSTFVHKDAREQYEMRTHKRLIDILEPTPKTIDALTNLNLPAGVDVEIKM encoded by the coding sequence ATGGAAAACAAAATTCCTGAAAAAGTAGAAAAAGAAGAAGCGCGAGCGAGGATCAGAATCAAGATCCGAGCCTATGATCATAAAATCATTGATCAATCAGCAAAGACTATTATTGAAACAGCCTTAAGGTCTGGCGCTTCAATTTCTGGTCCAACGCCTCTGCCTACCGAGATTAGAAAGTATACGGTCAACCGTTCAACTTTCGTCCATAAGGACGCTCGGGAGCAGTATGAAATGCGGACACACAAAAGATTGATTGATATTTTAGAACCCACGCCGAAGACAATAGACGCTTTAACTAATTTGAATTTACCAGCTGGAGTAGACGTGGAAATAAAGATGTAA